The following are encoded in a window of Onthophagus taurus isolate NC chromosome 3, IU_Otau_3.0, whole genome shotgun sequence genomic DNA:
- the LOC111418980 gene encoding zinc metalloproteinase nas-13-like has translation MFLVIALFCIPAILGAPNLKPLTPEQVERLKNWTEDDKQNIWELSGQTEGDMVLDVDQRNGLINERYRWSNNEIPYVLDSKFDDDEVAWIDKALEEYQEKTCLTVRKFQAGDTDYVYVTGEDSGCWSSVGRRGNRQTLNLQRGKLGEGCFRTGTIVHEFLHAAGFYHQQSATERDDYVEIVWENIQSGTENNFAKHAADVITNFGEPYDYGSVLHYGAYAFSKNGEKTIITLDPEAEIGQRYGMSEIDVNKVNIMYGCGKK, from the exons ATGTTTTTGGTGATCGCTTTATTTTGTATCCCAGCTATTTTGGGGGCACCCAATTTAAAACCTTTAACACCCGAACAAg ttgaAAGGTTAAAAAATTGGACTGAAGatgataaacaaaatatttggGAATTAAGTGGCCAAACCGAAGGGGATATGGTGTTGGATGTTGATCAAAGAAATGGGTTAATCAATGAAAGATATCGTTGGAGTAATAATGAAATTCCATACGTTTTGGATTCTAAATTTG atgaTGATGAAGTTGCATGGATTGACAAAGCTTTGGAAGAGTATCAAGAAAAAACTTGTTTAACAGTTAGAAAATTCCAAGCCGGTGACACCGATTATGTTTATGTTACt gGAGAAGACAGCGGTTGTTGGTCGTCTGTGGGACGTCGAGGAAATCGCCAAACTTTAAATCTTCAACGTGGCAAACTCGGGGAAGGTTGTTTTAGAACTGGAACGATCGTGCACGAATTTTTACACGCAGCCGGATTTTACCATCAACAAAGTGCAACCGAACGTGACGATTACGTTGAAATCGTTTGGGAAAACATTCAATCTGGAACCGAAAACAATTTTGCCAAACACGCGGCTGATGTCATCACCAATTTCGGGGAACCTTACGATTATGGTAGCGTTTTACATTATGGTGCTTACGCGTTTTCGAAAAACGGAGAAAAAACTATCATCACTTTAGATCCAGAAGCTGAAATCGGGCAAAGATACGGAATGAGTGAGATCGatgttaataaagttaatatcATGTATGGATGTggaaagaaataa